From Staphylothermus hellenicus DSM 12710, a single genomic window includes:
- a CDS encoding ABC transporter ATP-binding protein, giving the protein MTRVRLENVTKVYGSVVAVDHISFEVESGELFTLLGPSGCGKTTTLRIIAGFEVPEEGKVYFDDEEVTFLKPYLRNTAMVFQNYALWPHMTVYDNVAYGLRIRRRKLRLSEEDIRRKVRWALELVKLEGLENRYPLQLSGGQQQRVALARALVVEPRVLLLDEPLSNLDAKLRIEMREEIKRLQKKLGITTIYVTHDQIEAMSISDRIAVMNKGKLLQYGAPREVYFKPTNLFVADFLGRSNILYGEFLGWENEYALVRIPDLDADILGVSPHKDLPRKVAVVMRPEIMKITESRVPTDNYIIGKIDLVMFLGDRVEVRLSTGKTSLIVYLPNTMYPTIGQELKLVAPKDNVIVIPAVWE; this is encoded by the coding sequence CGAGGTTGAATCAGGAGAGCTTTTTACATTGCTCGGTCCAAGTGGTTGTGGCAAAACAACTACGCTCAGAATAATTGCGGGATTCGAAGTTCCAGAGGAGGGAAAAGTATACTTTGACGATGAAGAAGTAACTTTTCTTAAACCCTATCTAAGAAATACCGCTATGGTTTTCCAAAACTATGCTTTATGGCCGCATATGACTGTATATGATAATGTAGCTTATGGTTTAAGGATAAGGAGGAGAAAGCTTCGGTTATCGGAGGAAGATATTCGGAGAAAAGTTAGGTGGGCTCTGGAACTAGTTAAGCTTGAAGGACTTGAAAACCGTTATCCGCTTCAATTAAGTGGTGGGCAGCAACAGAGAGTTGCATTAGCTAGAGCATTAGTGGTGGAGCCCCGTGTTTTATTATTAGATGAGCCTCTAAGCAACTTAGATGCAAAACTGAGAATCGAGATGAGAGAAGAGATTAAGAGGCTTCAGAAAAAACTAGGTATTACAACAATATATGTTACACATGATCAAATTGAAGCTATGAGTATAAGTGATAGAATAGCTGTTATGAATAAAGGCAAGCTACTACAGTATGGTGCTCCAAGAGAAGTATATTTTAAGCCTACCAATTTATTCGTAGCAGATTTCCTGGGTAGAAGCAATATATTATATGGTGAATTCTTAGGATGGGAGAATGAGTACGCACTCGTGAGAATTCCAGATCTAGATGCTGATATATTAGGTGTATCACCCCATAAGGATCTACCTAGGAAAGTGGCTGTTGTAATGAGGCCTGAAATTATGAAGATAACAGAATCACGTGTTCCAACAGATAACTATATTATTGGAAAAATCGACTTAGTAATGTTCTTAGGTGATAGAGTAGAAGTTAGATTATCCACTGGTAAGACGAGCCTTATAGTATACCTGCCAAACACTATGTATCCAACAATTGGTCAAGAACTAAAACTTGTTGCTCCAAAAGACAATGTTATCGTAATACCTGCTGTTTGGGAATAA
- a CDS encoding slipin family protein produces MLPGILFLVIILLIFLAMSIKIVREYERAVIFRLGRLLGAKGPELFFIIPFVDNFIKVDLRVTTIDVPEQQIITKDNVTVGVDAVIYYRVFDPVLAVTRVENYHYAVMMMAQTTLRDIIGQVELDDLLSKREEINKKLQAILDEVTDPWGIKVTAVTLKQVRLPESMLRAMARQAEAERWRRARIIEAQGEKQASVILGEAAKVFEQHPAALRLRELQTLLEIAKEKNLIVISPSTLGAETSLLGTAVALSRKTSGSGGSEE; encoded by the coding sequence ATGTTGCCAGGTATATTGTTCCTAGTAATTATTCTGCTAATATTCTTGGCAATGAGCATTAAAATAGTGAGAGAATATGAGAGAGCAGTAATATTCAGACTTGGAAGACTTCTAGGAGCTAAGGGGCCAGAGCTCTTCTTTATAATACCATTCGTGGATAATTTTATAAAAGTAGATCTGAGGGTAACTACTATCGATGTTCCAGAGCAACAAATAATAACCAAGGATAATGTAACTGTCGGTGTTGATGCAGTAATTTATTATAGAGTATTTGATCCTGTTCTAGCTGTTACTAGGGTTGAAAATTATCATTATGCCGTAATGATGATGGCTCAGACAACACTTAGAGACATTATTGGACAGGTAGAACTAGATGATCTCCTCAGTAAGAGGGAGGAAATTAATAAGAAGCTACAAGCAATTCTCGACGAAGTAACTGATCCATGGGGGATTAAGGTAACAGCTGTAACTCTTAAACAAGTAAGACTTCCTGAATCAATGCTTCGCGCAATGGCTAGACAAGCAGAAGCTGAGAGATGGAGACGCGCAAGAATAATTGAAGCTCAAGGAGAAAAACAAGCATCAGTAATCTTGGGCGAAGCGGCTAAAGTTTTTGAACAACATCCAGCAGCGCTCCGTCTAAGAGAACTACAAACACTTCTGGAAATTGCTAAGGAGAAGAACTTGATAGTAATATCCCCCTCAACTCTCGGTGCGGAAACATCATTATTAGGTACAGCTGTTGCTTTATCAAGAAAAACCAGTGGTAGTGGTGGTAGTGAAGAGTAA
- a CDS encoding HD domain-containing protein — MSNKYSTILPILQNLSKQVMGDDFSHGYPHILRVKKWAQRIIEEEKLRGEIDDFVLETSILLHDIGRVVGEPHAYYSAIFAEGILRWYGVDQLAINKIKNTILYHSYSYSRKNNIKPETIEAYILSDADKLDALGIIGFLRVFHYTWQHKRSLKDTLNHFYEKILNLKELMHFKYSRKKAEELTNRILQLLDMLTNELDVDYFLK, encoded by the coding sequence TTGAGCAATAAATACTCCACTATCCTACCCATTCTCCAAAACTTGTCTAAGCAAGTAATGGGAGACGATTTTAGCCATGGATACCCACATATATTGAGAGTTAAGAAATGGGCTCAAAGAATTATAGAGGAAGAGAAGCTGAGAGGCGAAATTGATGATTTCGTTTTGGAAACAAGCATTCTCTTACATGACATTGGTAGAGTAGTTGGAGAGCCTCATGCATATTATTCAGCAATTTTTGCTGAGGGAATACTTAGATGGTATGGTGTAGATCAATTAGCAATAAATAAAATAAAAAACACAATCCTATATCATAGTTATAGTTATTCTAGAAAAAACAATATTAAACCGGAAACAATTGAAGCATACATTCTAAGCGATGCAGATAAATTAGATGCTCTAGGCATAATAGGTTTTCTCAGAGTTTTTCATTATACATGGCAACACAAGAGATCTCTTAAGGATACACTAAATCATTTCTACGAGAAAATATTAAATTTGAAGGAATTAATGCATTTTAAATATAGTAGGAAGAAAGCAGAAGAATTAACGAATAGAATACTGCAACTACTAGATATGCTAACTAATGAATTAGATGTTGATTATTTTCTGAAATAG
- a CDS encoding NfeD family protein: protein MLYQEKPVVVVVVKSNMLNKLFYIFLLLTILTVSFKPVFSQETHYIVTVNINGEINYGTQYLLEEALGEAEKLDAPLIMILDTPGGLLDSANNMIKLIRNSNVPIIGYVYPAGAQAWSAGTLILLATHVAAMAPGTLIGAAQPVLYDPTTGTYKPINESKIINPIVGIMTTLAEDRGRNKTAAELFVRKNLYLTAEKALEYHVIEVIALNIDDLMNKIDGWKVKLDNGREYVLRTKGAVLYHYSGSIRVYVVKTLSDPIINSLVATLGVLMLIFGLLSGHYLVVPLAIGLIILSLIGTGFSINAVSLALLVIGAIALAIELFTPGFGILGFTGIILIALSIALLPMLNPGWLISPSYQASLFWTGISLGIGLGAFTGFILYKVIKAKKQPPKLTTVPKGSVGKAIDDIGPNNPGFVIVEGEYWKAISDEEIHKGDKIVVVGKEGPLLKVRKISDHVEKEK from the coding sequence TTGCTTTATCAAGAAAAACCAGTGGTAGTGGTGGTAGTGAAGAGTAACATGTTGAATAAATTATTCTATATATTTTTATTACTCACCATATTAACTGTTAGTTTTAAGCCTGTATTTTCCCAGGAGACACATTATATTGTAACTGTTAATATAAATGGTGAAATAAATTATGGTACACAATATCTCTTAGAAGAAGCTTTAGGTGAGGCCGAAAAACTAGATGCACCATTAATAATGATCCTTGATACTCCGGGAGGTCTTCTAGACTCGGCGAATAATATGATAAAGCTAATTAGGAATAGTAATGTCCCAATAATAGGATATGTTTATCCCGCTGGAGCACAGGCTTGGAGCGCTGGCACACTCATATTGCTCGCCACACATGTCGCAGCTATGGCGCCGGGAACATTGATCGGTGCGGCACAACCAGTGCTTTATGATCCAACAACAGGGACCTATAAACCAATAAACGAATCAAAAATCATTAATCCGATAGTTGGAATAATGACTACTCTCGCTGAGGATAGGGGGAGAAACAAGACTGCAGCTGAATTATTTGTTAGAAAAAACCTTTATTTAACAGCTGAAAAAGCCTTAGAATACCATGTAATAGAAGTTATTGCATTAAACATTGATGATTTAATGAATAAGATTGATGGATGGAAGGTTAAATTAGATAATGGGAGAGAATATGTGTTGAGAACAAAAGGTGCGGTATTATATCATTATAGTGGCAGTATAAGGGTTTATGTTGTAAAAACTCTTAGTGACCCAATAATAAACAGTTTGGTGGCAACATTAGGAGTATTAATGCTTATATTTGGGTTGCTTAGTGGCCACTACCTAGTCGTTCCTCTAGCTATTGGTTTAATCATATTATCCCTTATCGGTACAGGATTCTCTATAAATGCTGTTAGCCTAGCATTACTCGTAATAGGTGCAATAGCCTTGGCCATCGAGTTATTCACCCCTGGCTTCGGAATCTTAGGATTTACCGGTATAATATTGATTGCCTTATCAATAGCTTTGCTCCCAATGCTCAATCCTGGATGGCTTATATCTCCCAGCTACCAAGCATCGCTTTTCTGGACAGGTATATCTCTAGGTATAGGTCTTGGAGCATTTACTGGTTTCATATTATACAAAGTAATAAAAGCCAAGAAACAACCACCCAAACTAACCACAGTGCCTAAAGGCTCAGTTGGCAAAGCAATAGATGATATAGGACCAAATAATCCCGGCTTCGTCATTGTTGAAGGAGAATATTGGAAAGCAATTAGTGACGAGGAAATCCATAAGGGAGATAAAATAGTTGTTGTTGGCAAGGAAGGTCCATTATTAAAGGTTAGAAAAATAAGTGATCATGTGGAAAAAGAGAAATAA
- a CDS encoding YfcE family phosphodiesterase, with protein MTVILVIGDTHIPDRSDKIPDKLLKIIEAGKPWDIVVFTGDFIGENIYRWFLSLGKKKYSVRGNIDYLPLPKTQVFKINDITIGIHHGDGVYPRGDTRGLTRIANQLRADILFTGHTHSPFIKYGVTKNILLINPGSLTGVWGGGGGSMKPSMMIVELFDDSLRIEHYELSTDHTKLSMRQIVVKKKNREWIL; from the coding sequence ATGACGGTAATCTTAGTTATTGGAGATACACATATACCTGATAGATCCGATAAGATACCTGATAAACTACTAAAGATTATTGAAGCTGGCAAACCTTGGGATATAGTAGTTTTTACAGGTGATTTCATAGGAGAAAATATTTATAGATGGTTCCTAAGTCTTGGAAAAAAGAAGTATTCCGTAAGGGGAAATATAGATTATTTACCACTGCCTAAAACACAAGTATTTAAAATTAATGATATCACTATAGGCATACATCATGGTGACGGTGTATATCCTAGAGGAGATACTCGAGGATTAACGAGAATAGCGAACCAGCTTAGAGCAGATATATTGTTTACAGGCCATACTCATTCACCATTCATCAAGTATGGTGTAACTAAAAATATATTGTTGATCAATCCAGGATCATTAACTGGTGTTTGGGGAGGCGGCGGAGGATCAATGAAGCCAAGTATGATGATAGTTGAGTTGTTCGATGATAGTTTAAGAATTGAACACTATGAGTTATCAACTGATCATACAAAGTTGTCAATGAGGCAAATAGTAGTGAAGAAAAAGAATAGGGAATGGATATTGTAA